TTAACGTGCCTAAACCGGCAAATACCGCTGCAAAAACGAGAATCGTAACAGGGCTTGTAATCGCAAGCAAAAAGGTCGACCCGTAATTACCAATATGAGTGGGTACATTGGCTGAAGAACCCTGTCCAGCCGACTTTGACAGAAAAGTCTTAATTCCAAGGTAACAAAGAAAAAGACCGCCAAAGAGCCGAATCCATAGCTGCTTTTCAACTAAAAATGTCGAGATAACCGTAAGGCCCAAAGCGGCAATCAAGCCGTATATGGCATCGGCGGTAGCGGCTCCAAGCCCTGAAACCAGGCCGTGCATTTTCCCCTCACTCAAAGTCCGCTGTATACACAGCAACCCGACCGGTCCAACGGGTGTGGCAACCAGGAACCCAACAATAAGGCCTTTTAAAAATATATCAGCAGCCATTTTATATTTAACCAATTCCAAGGACGTCGGCCATCGAGTAAAGTCCGGGCTTTTTTCCAACAAGCCACCGTGCCGCCCGCAACGCCCCTGCCGCGAAAGTGTCCCTGCTATGCGCAGTATGGTTCAGAGTTACCGTTTCGCCGAGCGTGCTGAAGATTGCCGAGTGGATACCAACAACGTCTCCTGCACGTACGGCGTGCATGCCGATAGCGCCTTTCTGTCTAATGGTGTCTTTGCCGCTTCTGCCGTGAACGAGACAATCGGGGAATTTTTTTCCGGTCGCCTTGCAGATATTCTCAGCCAATGTCAGGGCTGAGCCGCTCGGAGCATCTTTTTTGAATCGATGGTGCTGCTCGATTATTTCCGTATCATACTCGTCGCCAAGCATCGAAGCAACTTTACCAACCAGCGAGAACAAAACGTTCATCCCTATACTCATATTAGTTCCATATATAACAGGGATTTTCGCCGAGGCGGTCTTTATTTTTTCACGCTGTTTCTCGGTCAGACCTGTAGTGCCCAACACCAACGCGGCACCGCCTTTAAGACAGTAATCAATAGTACCATCCGCCGCTGCAGGCTGCGAGAAATCGATGGCCACGTCGGCACCGGCCGAGTAGGCACTATCCAGCTTAACATTTATCGGCCCTGCTGACGCCGCAAGACCGGCATCTTTACCTATATCAGGATGACCTTTTGTTTCAACTGCTGCAATAATATCAAACCATCCAGCGTCTATATTCAGTGAAATGATGCGCCTGCCCATCCGACCGGCAGCACCGACTATTATCAGTTTAGGACGCATTTTCGAGCTCCTTAATAAGCGTTTTGGATGAGAATTGAACTAACGTAACAAACAGGGCGTATATTTGCAAGACCAAAGGATTACAGTTGACTATTTCGTCCGGCCGGTTATAAAATAACCGGTACTATAGTAAAATATATTTTTAGATTTGATGGAGGTATAAAATGGTTAAAAGTTTAGTGACAACTCTAATTATAGCTGTTATGGGCGTAGGGCTGGCATTTACTTGCGGCTGTGAAAGCGACGCACAAACTGGCGCCCTTATCGGCACGGCGGCCGGCGCCGGTGTCGGCCAGGCAATAGGCCATAATACGCAATCAACGCTGATTGGTGCAGGAGTAGGCGCAGCAGGCGGCTATATGATAGGCAACGAATCGGACAAGAAAAAAACAAAAGCCGAAATGCAAAGTCTCCAACAGCAAAATATGCAACTGCAACAGCAAAATGCACAAGTACAGCAGGAAATGAGCACCGTTACTATCAACGTCACCAACAGCAACGGCTCCATTTCTCCCGTAACTCTGAGGAAGCAAGGTGTTGTTTACATCGGCCCAAGAGGCGAAACATA
The sequence above is a segment of the Phycisphaerae bacterium genome. Coding sequences within it:
- a CDS encoding LysE family transporter; amino-acid sequence: MAADIFLKGLIVGFLVATPVGPVGLLCIQRTLSEGKMHGLVSGLGAATADAIYGLIAALGLTVISTFLVEKQLWIRLFGGLFLCYLGIKTFLSKSAGQGSSANVPTHIGNYGSTFLLAITSPVTILVFAAVFAGLGTLTSSARYISVGLSVAGVFTGSALWWVMLCGIAGILHGKISLDKLTMFNKVSGIIITAFGLVILLLIVL
- the dapB gene encoding 4-hydroxy-tetrahydrodipicolinate reductase yields the protein MRPKLIIVGAAGRMGRRIISLNIDAGWFDIIAAVETKGHPDIGKDAGLAASAGPINVKLDSAYSAGADVAIDFSQPAAADGTIDYCLKGGAALVLGTTGLTEKQREKIKTASAKIPVIYGTNMSIGMNVLFSLVGKVASMLGDEYDTEIIEQHHRFKKDAPSGSALTLAENICKATGKKFPDCLVHGRSGKDTIRQKGAIGMHAVRAGDVVGIHSAIFSTLGETVTLNHTAHSRDTFAAGALRAARWLVGKKPGLYSMADVLGIG
- a CDS encoding glycine zipper domain-containing protein, which gives rise to MVKSLVTTLIIAVMGVGLAFTCGCESDAQTGALIGTAAGAGVGQAIGHNTQSTLIGAGVGAAGGYMIGNESDKKKTKAEMQSLQQQNMQLQQQNAQVQQEMSTVTINVTNSNGSISPVTLRKQGVVYIGPRGETYTTLPTQEQLKQAGYGF